CGGGTCGCCGCCGCGGTTCGGCGTCACCCGGACGTCTCGAACCACGAGACGGTCTACGTCGACGACCGGCGACTCATCGCTCACTACGAAGCCGCCGAGCAGGGGCTGTACGAGTTCCTCTGGGAGTCGACGCTCCCGCCGGAGTTTCCCGTCGTCGTCCGGAACGGAACGATGGAGTTCGGTCTGACGGCCACCCGGGAACAGTTCGACGCGTTCGGGACGGCCCTCGACGACAGCGGCCGCCAGTACGAACTCCTGACGCTCGTCCACACCGACGACACCGACGACACCGACCGGCTGCTCACCGAGCGCCAACGCGAGGGCGTGGCCGCGGCTCAGCGACACGGCTACTTCGAGGTCCCGCGGGAGTGTACGCTCGCCGAACTGGCCGACGAACTCGCTGTCGACACGTCGACGGCGAGCGAGACGATCCGCCGCGCAACCGCCCGCATCGTCGGTCAGTACCTGCTGAACCGGGGCTGAGTGCCGGCCGAACGGCAGGTTCGCCGCGAGGCCCTGCCCGTCACGGCCCTCGCCGCTCGGCTACCGGCTGTCCAGTCGCGTCGGGAGGTGACGCCGCGTGAACTCGAGCCCCCTGTGGCGACGGGGGACGCAGCGGTTCGCCCATCTCGCCCTCGCAGTCGCGATCGGGGCCTTCGTCTACTCCCCGCTGCGGACGGTGCCCGAGGCGGTCCTCGTCGTCCAGGTACTGGTGTTTCCCCTCCTGGTCGTGTCCGGCCTCCTCATGTGGCGGGGCGCACGGCTCCGGCGGTGGCGTCGCGCTCGCTGAGCCGTCACTCGTCGGTCACGACCGTCCCCGACTCGGTGACGGCCGCATCCTCCCCGCTGCTCCGCCCGAGTCGTCCCGCGGCCGTCTCCTCGCGACCGGACGCCGGAATCAACTCCGCGACGTCCCCGAGGCCGTACGGCGGCATGTTGTTGTAGACCGCCTCGTACTCGTCCTCGCGGACGAGAAACGTCTCGTGCCAGATGCCGACGTCGTCGGTGCTCCCGAACTCCTGGTTGTACCGCTGCCACGCCGGGAGATGTTCGCCGTCCGGATCGCGGGCGTACTCGCGCAGGTCCTCGAACGACCGCCAGTACTGCGTCATCGTCACGTGACGAACGCCGAAGTCCGTCTGATACCCGAGCAAGCCGCTTTCGGGGTCGGCTTCCAACTCGGACAGCATGCGGGGCATCGCGAGGAACACCGGAAGCCACCTGTGGACCTTCCAGAGCGCGTTGGCCCGCATCCCGATCCGAAAGACCACGAAATCGCCGTCGACATCGGCAGTGACCCGTTCGGGAATCACCTCTGACATCATACGTCACTGCCAATCCGTGTCTCCAGCGCAATACCTCTTTGCACGCGTGCAACTTTGACGGACGTCCCGCCGACGGACGGCCAACCCTGGCGCTCCGGAAACACGGAATCAGGAGTATTTTTAAGACCGCTGTCGTACCTCAGCGTATATGTTCAACGCCATCGTGAGCGCCGCGACGCTCCGGGACGCGCTCGACGCCGTGAGCGTTCTCGTCGAGGAGTGCAAGATCCGCTTGAACGACGACGGGCTCGCTATCCGCGCGGTCGATCCGGCTAACGTCGGGATGGTCGATCTCCACCTGGAGGCCGCCGCGTTCGAGTCGTACGAGGCCGACGGCGGCGTCATCGGCGTCAACCTCAAACGGCTCGAAGAGATCGCGAAGATGGCGAACGCCGACGACCTCGTTCATCTCGAACTCAACGAGGAGACGCGGAAGCTCCACATCCAGATCGACACCGCCGACTCGCAGCTCTCGTACACCCTGGCGCTCATCGATCCCGACTCCATCCGGAAGGAGCCGGACATCCCCGACCTCGACCTGCCCGCCGGCATCGTCCTCGAAGGCGCACAGCTCGACCGCGGGATCAAGGCCGCGGACATGGTGTCGGACCACATCTCCCTCCGGGTCGACGAGGACGACGAGACGTTCCACATCGAGGCCGAAGGCGACACCGACGACGTCGACCTCACGCTCACGAAGGCCGACCTCATCTCCCTCTCCCCGGGCCCCGCCAGTTCGCTGTTCTCGCTGGACTACCTCAAGGACATGAACAAGGCCATCCCGAAGGACGCCGAGGTGACGGTCGAACTCGGTGAGGAGTTCCCGGTCAAACTCCACTACGGGATCGCCGAGGGGCAGGGCCAGATCACCTACATGCTCGCCCCGCGCATCCAGAGCGACTGAACCGAACCGGGCCGAACTGGTCTTCTCCCGAGCGTCGCCGTCGCCAGCGCCCCCGTCGGGCGGACGCCTCCGATCCGAACCGTACTTTCATGCCCGGGGGGTGAGTACCCCCCGGAGAATGTCAGACTCGGTGTCGACGGAGACGGACGAGCGACTCGCCGCGGCCGTCGGTCAGTACGCGCTCGGCGAGCTGACGATGGGGCAGGCGGCCGAGCGCGCGGGGCTGTCGCGGTTCGAGCTGCGGTCGACGCTCCGCGCGTCGAGTGTCGAACTCCGTGTGGGAAGCGACGACCACGAAACCGCGGTCGGCGAACTCGACGTCGTTCGGGCAGTCGGATGAGCCCCGAGCCCGAGCCGACGAACGGGTCGGCGGCGACGTACGACCGACTCTACCTCGATACGACCGTGCTCGCCAGCCTCGCGAGCGTCGACCTCGTCGGGATCGTCCCGGCGACGATCGCCAACCCGCGGACCTCGTACGCGGTCAGGGGTGAACTCGACGCGGGCGTCGCCGCCGGCGACGACTCGCTCACGCGGGCGCTCGCGCGGTTGCGGGATCCGCTTGACGTCGGGGGCGAGCCCGGGATCGCCGTCGCGGGGTCGCTCGTCCGCCAGCGAAAGCCCGAACTGCTCGACCGGCTCGCGACGAGCGACGCCTCGGTCCTGTATCAGGCGTGGGCCGCCGACACGCCGCTTGCGACCGACGACCGCGACGTCCGCGCGGTCGCCGCCAGCTACGGCGTCCCCGTCACCGGATCGCTCGGGATCGTGGCACACGCGGTCGAACGAGGAGAGCTGTCGGCGGAGGCGGCCGACGACGCACTGGCGACGTGGCGCACCGATGGGCAGACCGTCCCCGTCGACAGCGTCGCCGACCTCCTCCCGGCCGACGGCTGAGCGCGCACGGCCTCAGAATCGGAACCGAACGGTCGTCCCACTGTCTCTTTCCGTCTCGAAGCTGACATCCGCACCGAGCCACCGGCTCCCCCACTGAACGATCCACAGGCCGAGCCCGCTGCCGTGGCTCAGCGGCGTCTCCTCCCCGTCGTCGACGACGGCGAGTTCGTGGTCCGGGATCCCGGGGCCGTCGTCGCGCACCTCGACGACGACCCCCTCACTCGCCACGTCGCCGCCGTCGGCGGTCGCGGCACGCGCCGACACGCGGACCCACGGCGAGGGATCGTCGTTGTGCTCGACGGCGTTCTCGACGACCGTCCCGAGCACCGTTTTGAGCACCCGCACGTTCGTTTCGAGCGTCAGGTGCGGGGGGATGTCGATCTCGACTTCGACCTCGCTGTCGACGTCAGGGGACACGACGTCTGCGACTATCTCGTCGACGACGTCGCCGAGCGAGACCGTCGTCGCCGCGTCGGACGCCGACTGCATCATTGATTCGAGCGCGCGCGCCTTCTCGCCGAGGTCGGCGAGCGCCTCGGAGCGCGATTCGATCTTCCGTGCCAGCCGGGCCTCCTCGTCCGGCAACGACTCCGCGAGCACGTCGGCATAACCCATGACGACCGTCATCTCGTTGCGGAGGTTGTGCCGGAGGACGCGGTTGAGCACTTCGAGGCGCTGCCGGCGGGCCTCGCGGTCGGTCACGTCGTGGAACGCGACGGTCCGCCCGACGGCGCGGCCGCGCGGGTCGTCGGCGCCGGACGAGACGACCTCCAGCATCCGCCGACGGTCGTCGGTGGTGACGATGGCGACGCCGACGCCGAGGTCCTTGATGGCCGTCCGTCGCCCCCCGGTAGCTCGTCGCCGGGACGAGGTCGAACAGGTCGAATCGGAACAGGGCGTAGCCGAACGTCAGCCCCGTCACTGCGAGCGCCATCGGGGTGAAGTCGACGGGGGCTAGCGGGCCGAGGGCGAACGTTCGCTTGACGTGGGCGACGGTCGGCACCGTCGAACCCACGACGAGCGCGACCGTCTGATCGCGGTACAGCGACCCCTGGGAGACGAGCGTCCCGATCAACAGTGCCATCCCGGCACCGACGAGCACGTAGCCGTAGGCGGCGTGTACGAAGTGCTAGGGTCCGGGGTCGTACATCACGGTGGCCGCACCGAGCGTCGGAACGACCCGGTAGGTTGTCCACATGAGCGGCCGAAGCGTCGGTAGCGCGACCACGAGAAGCGTGGCGGTCGGGAACAGCATGATGACGGCGACGTTTCGGCGGGAGAGATACCCCGACCGGCCGGTGTAGCCGAGCGCGAACGCCAGCCACGCCGGGGCGATGAGCGCCTTCCCGACTTCGATCGGCACCTCGAACGCGAGCCGCCACCCCGGATCGAATACCCCGACCGCGACCGCGTACGAGAGCGACCAAACGGTCGCCCCGATCATCAACACCGCGAACGCTACCGCTCCGGGTTCATCTCGCCCGTACCAGGCCTACGTAGCGAGCGCGAGCGACGTGCCGCGGCCAGCAGGGAGCCGAAGACCAGCGGCGACGCGCCCGGAAACATACGCCGGCGGTCGTCCTCCATACGCAAAAATACACGTTGAAGTGACAGTCCGTTTCAAATTACTGTCTCCCGGCCCGGCCGCCGCAGGCGAGCGAGGCGCGCGGTCGTCTCAGACGGACACCGCGGGTGTCGTGTCGGCGGCCGCTCGCGCGAGGATGAGGACGATGGGGACGAGGATGACCGCGCCGATCACGAACGGCCACCAGAACCCGACGACGTAGAGCGCGGCCATCGCGGGCGGGCCGACCGTACGGCCCAGGCTCCCGGCACCCTGTGTGACGCCGAACGCGTTGCCCTGCCGGTCGGCGCTCGCCGCCGTTGAGACCAGCGTCGAGAGCGAGACGTTCAGCAGACTGTTGCCGAACGAGAGGAGCGCGCCGTCGACGAGGAGGACGAGCAGTTCCCGCGTGAACCACGTGGGTCCCCCGAGCGGCGGGAGCAGTCGCCCCACGTCGGGCGAGAACGGCAACAGTGCCAGTGCGACGAGGAGCGCGAGCGCACCGACGACGGCGAGTCGGGACTCGGCGTAGCGCGTCGAGAGCCGACCGACGAGGACGCCCTGATTGATCGCCCCGAGGAACCCGATGTACGTGAGGAAGAAGGCCGTCTGGGTCGCATCGTAGCCGTAGACGTCGGCCGCGAAGGGGATGAACATCACCTGCACGCCGGAGAACGCGAGCGAGAGCAAAAAGAAGGCCACGACGAAGCCGCGGAGCCGGAGATCGGCGAGCGCCTCGACGAACCCGCCGACGAGCGTCACGCGCTGTGCGGTCCCGCGGGTGCGCGCCGGCTCGGGGAGAAAGAACGCCGCCGAGAGGAGGGCGAGAAGGCTGAGCACCGCGGCACCGAACGACGGCAACGAGAACCGGGTGGCCGGGATCGCCGCGGGAACCAGGCCGCGCACACCGGAAACGACGGCGTCGCTCGCGAGGAGCCCCCCGATCGCGGGGCCGAAGATGAAGCCGAGGCTGAAGGCGGCACCGATGAGCCCCAGCGAGGCGGCACGTCTGTCGACCGGCGTCACGTCCGCGACGTACGCTTGTGCCGTCGCGATGTTGCCGCCCATCGCTCCGGCGAGCATCCGCGAGGCGAACAGCGTCGCGACGCCCGCGACGAGTCCGAAGCCGGCGAGCACCTCGCCGGCGAGCCCGAAGACGGTCCAGGCGACGACGCTCCCCGCGAGCGACAGCATCAGGACGGGACGGCGTCCCCGAGAGTCGGAGAGTCGGCCGAGAAGCGGGGCGAAGACGAACTGCATGAGCGAGTACGACGCCGCGAGCAACCCGATGAACACGTCGCTGACGCCGAAGCTCCGGACGTAAAACGGGAGGATCGGAATGACGACGCCGAACCCCACGAGGTCTAAGAAGACGACGAAGACGACGGTGGCGAGCGCGCGGCGCGGCGTCGTGAGCCTCGCCGTCGCCGACTCGGGGGATGCCATATCGGTTCGGAGCAGCGGTGGCCGCTTCGGCCTGTCGGTCCGTGATCAGTAGTCAGCCCCGGTGGCGGTCGATGACGCGTTTCGCCGACTGCGCCTTCTCCTTCCAGCCGTAGCCGGCCTCATAAACGTGGCGTTTCTCCTCGACGAGGGCCGCGGGCGAGGCCTCCTCGAAGCCGCCGCGGTCCCACGTTCCGCTCTCGCGGAGCCAGGTCACGACGCTCTCTTTCGTCTCCGGCCACGAGAGCCCGACCATCTCGTACCAGGCGATCATCGCGAACACCGCGTTGTCGTGACAGCCCGGGACCGACCCGTACTGGTAGATCGTCCGCAAGGGTTCGACCGTCGGCTCGGAGACCTCTTCGCGGTACTCGGTGGCCGTCCGGAGGCGGAGCACGCCGTTGCGTTGCGTCACGCGCTCTTCGTGTTTGAGCTGTCGGAGGCCGGCCTCGTGAAGCGCCGACCAGTCGATCGCTGCACGGAGGTCGTCCTCTCTGACCGGCGACGCCGACAGCCGCGAGAGGACGTCGATGTAGGCGCGTTCCACCTCGGCCCACGACCTCCCCTCGAACCGGCAGTCGGTCCCGTGGAGGCTGTTCGTGCTTCGACAGCCCGGACACGGGTAGCTGAAACGCGGCACGGACGCCGGTTGGCGTCGCGCCGTAATATGTCCCGTGGTCGGCGGTGTCGGCAGCCCGTGACAGCTGGTCGACGGTGTCGGCAGCCCGTGACAGCTGGTCGATAGTGTCGGTGGCACGTGAGGACCGTCCCGATGGCGAACAGGCGGTACCCGGCGGCTCGGTTCCGGCGGGCGGCGTACCGCACGACTGCGACCCACCCGCCGGCGACGTTCACAGCACGCCACGGGCTGGGCGCGGCACCGTACTTGAACGTTCGTGACGGCATCCCGGGAGGACGCCGGTGGGGTCCGTTTACCCCGCCGAGACGACGCAGGGACCGCCGGACCGCCGTGTTTATTCGGCACGCCACGCAACCCGTAGCCGATGGCAACGGAGGTCCGTCACGCCCGGTATCCGTTCTTCACCGCGGCCAGAGAGGCCGTCCGAGAGGCGGACCTGTCGCTCCCGGCGCTCGTCGCCCGCGACGCGCCGGCGGTCGACAGGGCGCGCGAACGGGTCGAGCGCGCGCTCACGAGCGGGACGACCGCACCCGAAGACCCCGAGCAGTGGGATCCCCACGACGACCTGCTCTCGTACCCGATCGCCCGCATCCTGGTGTCGCTTCTGGACGACGGCGCGGCCGTCGAGAAGTACGCGGCGGCGGAGGCGTCGACGGCGGCCGAGCGGTTCGAGACGGACTACGAGGCCGACGACGACGGCCTGCGGAGCGTCGAGCGCGTCCAGGTGTCACGGCGGGAGGTGTTCGACGAGTTCGAGGTCGACGCCGATCCCGAGCGCGGCGCGGGACGGCGCGGCAACGACTGGTACCGGCTCCCGGTCGTGACGTATCTCTCCCTCGCCGACCCCGACTGGGGCGACGAGTGGCGGCTCGTCAACCGCGAACTGATCGACGGCCGCGTCCGCGTCCGCCAGTCCGAACTCGACCGCCTCGTCGAGGAGGCGGTCCACAGGCGGGTCGCCGACGGCCTCCCGTTCGACGTCCGCGAGCGCAACCCCGCGCTGGCCGAGGCGCTCGAACCGGCGGTCGCGTCCGTCCGGCAGCTCCTCTCTGCGGGACACGCCCCCGCGTCGGGACCCGACGTCGTCGAGCCGTCGCTGTTCCCGCCGTGTGTGACTGCTCTCCTCGACCGTGCTCGAAACGGCGAAGAGCTCTCGCCGGAGTCGCGTTTCGCGCTCACGGCCTTCCTGGTTGCGCTCGACCTCGACGTCGAGACGATCGCGTCGATCGCGGGGCTCGACGTCGAGACGACGACGGCGCAGGTGGAGTACCTCCGCGACCGCGAGGGAACGCAGTACCCGTCGCCGTCGTGTGCGACGATGCAGGCGTACGGCGACTGCGTGAACCGCGACGAGCGCTGCGAACGCATCACACACCCGCTGTCGTACTACAGCGACGCGGTCGAATCGGTCGGGACCGAGTGATCGGTCGATCGGTCCGACCACTCGAACGGGTCTTCGTCACCTGAACGGTGCTGGAAAACGGAACCGCGAGGACGACGCGGTAGGACGATCGAGACGGTCGACGCCTACTGGGAGAGGAAGACGCCGATACCGGCCATCAGGAGGACGAACAGCACGATGCTTCCGACGAGCGCGAGACCGCCGGTGCTCCCGAGGCCGCCGTCGTCGAACGTCACGCCGATGCCGACGATGACGCCGATGAAGACGGCGACGGCGGCGATGGAGACCAGGATTTTCCGACGCATCTCCGCTTCGATGGCCATTGTCTGCTGTCGCTTCCCCCGACGGTCTGAAAAGTGCTTCGAAGCGGGTGCGAACGCCCGATATCGCCGTCCGGATCCGCCGCTTCGCCACCCCGAGACGAAGCTTTAGGTCCGTTCGGCACCTTCTAGCGAACGAAGACGCGGTCGACCGACCGCCCCTACCAATCATGACGCACCCTGCACACACACCCGCGTCACAGCACCAGCGACTTCCACCCGACGCGGCCACGGGACGCGCCCTCCGGGCCCGTACCGAGCCGATGACCGTTCGCCCGCTGCGCGACCGCCGGTACGTCGTCGAGACCGACGGCGGGACGTACGTCGTCGACGTCGAGCGGCGCACCTGTACCTGCCCGGACCACGCCATCCGCGGCGTTCGCTGCAAACACCTCCGTCGCGTCGCCATCGAGATCACCGAGGGCTGCGTCCCCGCACCGCACGAACGGCCGGCCGTCTGTGCCGTCTGTGGGCGCGAGACGTTTGTCCCGCTCGACGCGGCCGGCCCACAGCTGTGCGACCGGCACGCGTTCATCCCCGGTGACGTGGTCACCGACCGTGAAACCGGTTCCACGCTCGTCGTCGTCGCCACCACCGGCCGCCGCGCGGACGCGGTCGAGACCCGCGAGGGTCGACTCGTCGCCGATTACGAGACCAACCGACGGTACGGCCGACACGAACCGGTCGTCGACGCCGTCTACCTCGACGACCGTCCGCCGCGGCGTCGGTACCGCTTCCCCGCCTCGCGCCTGCGGCCGATTCCGGGTGCGCCCCGCCTGCCGATGGCCGACCTCCCGGGCGAGGACAGCGCCGGTACGGGCACGGACACCGCCCTCGCCCGATCCGAGTCGGTCGCCTGAGTCCGACCACGATCCGGGTGTGGCCCACCGCGCTCGCGGGCCCATCAGCGGTAGCCCGCGGCTTCGTCGCTCGCGCGACTGGCCATCCCGGTTTAATCCGCTTCGGAGCCTCTCTCTCTTCCCGATGAGCCCCACCGCCGCGCAATCGACCGCCCCGGTCGCCGACCCGCCGTGGCTCGACCGCACGCAGTTCCCGTTCGACTCGCGGTTCCTCGCGCTCCCCGAGGGACGCGTCCACTACGTCGACGAGGGTCCCACGGGGCCGACGCTCCTCTGTCTGCACGGCAACCCGACGTGGTCGTTCCTCTACCGCGAGGTGATCGCGTCGCTCTCGGAGCAGGTGCGGGTCGTCGCGCCCGACTTCATCGGCTTCGGGCTCTCGGAGAAACCGGCCGCATTCTCGTATCTGCCGCGCGATCACGCGCGCGTCCTCGACCGACTCGTCGACGAACTCGGACTCGACGACGTCGTTTTTCTCGTCCACGACTGGGGGGCCCGATCGGGATCGACTGGGCGACGCGCCACCCCGACCAGGTTCGGGTCGTCGTCGTGACGAACTCGTGGCTGTGGCCGAACGACTCGGCACGGATCCGCCGGTTCAGCCGACTCCTCGGGGGGGCGGCCGGCCGCGAAGCCGTCCTCCGGTTCAACGCGTTCGCCCGCGCGGTCGTCCCGCTCGCATTCGCCGACCGCTCGCGGCTCTCTCGCCCGGTCCACCGGCACTACGTCGCGCCGCTCTCGACGCCCGACGAACGCAAGGCGTCGTGGGTGTTCCCCCGCGAACTCGTCGGGTCGAGCGCGTGGCTCGGCGACCTGTGGGAACGACGGGATGCGCTCGCCGACACGCCGATGCTCCTGGTCTGGGGTCCCGACGACCCCGCGTTCGGTGACGAACTGGACCGGTGGCGGCGGACGTTCCCCCGCGCCCGAACGGTCACGTTCGCCGACTGCGGGCACTACGTGGCCGAGGAGCGTGGCCGCGCACTCGCCGCCGCGGTCGAGGGCTTCCTCGCGACGCTCTGATCCTCGCTCAGAGGTCGTCGAGCGTCGTCTTCTGTGAGCGACCGACGAACTCGTCGAAGTCCTCGCCGTCGGCGAGGGCCGTCTCTTTCTTCACCCGGTAGTTGCCGCCGTCGGTCGTGTAGAGGTCGCCCGGGTGGAAGAAGTACCAGTCCTCGCGGTCGAACCGGACGGCGATCCGCGCCTTGGCACCGAAGTTCTGTGCGAAGTAGACCAGCGCCTCGACCTCCTCGCCGGTGAGGTAGATGGGGTCGCCGGCGCTCGCTTTCGCCTCGATGGCGTAGAAGACCTCGCCGTTGCCGGCAAGCACGTCGGGGAGTTCGCGGGTCGTCGCGCTGCCGGAAGCGGGGGCGCGCATCACGGCGAAGCCGGCCTCGTCGAGCGCGTTGACGAGTTCGCGCTCCCTGCGGTCGCCTTTCCGGTTCGAGGACATCGTCCGAGTTCGTCGTCGGGCAGACTTAAATGAGGCGACCCGTGGCGGTCTCGGTCCGTTCTCGCCGTCTTCGAGGCCACTCCTGACGCGATCCCCGCAGCCACCGGTTCACGGTGAAACGCCTCGTCGCTCCCCAGCCGTCTCGTTCGCTCGGTCGCCCCTCGCGCGCCGCCCGCCTTCGGATCGGTTCGGTTCGGATCGAATCGCGGTGCGGTGGCGCGTGGCGTCGCGGATGCCGGTTCGCGACCGCGCGCGAGGGATGACTGAGCGAGCGACCAACGGGAGCGAGTGAAGGAATTGGCTGGGGAGGACGTGGCCACATCGCTCGAGTGACCGCGCGGTCCTCGCGCTCTCCGGCAACGGTTCCGTACGGTTCCGTTCCGTTCGTTCCACTTCGTCGGAGACCGAACGACGTATCTAACCGGTTTACGTCCCGTGGTCCCAGGAGCCCATGTACTCTTCCTGTGCGTCCGAGAGCGAGTCGAACTCCACGCCCTCCGCGGCGAGTTTGATCTCCGCGACCTCCCGATCGAGGTCGTCGGGCACGTCGTGGACGCCGGCGTCGTACTCCTCTCCCCGCTCGGCGAGTTCCCGGACGCAGACGGCCTGGACGCCGAACGACTGGTCCATCACCTCGACCGGGTGGCCCAGCGCAATGGGGGCGGCGAGGTTCACGAGCCGCCCCTCCGCGAGGACGTTCAGCCGTCTCCCGTCCTGGAGTTCGTAGGCCTCGACGCCGTCGCGCGCCTCGTACTGGTCGACCGCCATCTCCGAGAGCTGGTCGAGGTTGACCTCCACGTCGAAGTGGCCGGCGTTGGCGAGGAGGACGCCGTCGTTCATCCGCTCGAAATGCTCGCGGGTGATCACGTCGCGGTTGCCCGTCGTCGTGATGAACACGTCGCCGACCTCGGCGGCCTCCGTCATCGGCATTACGTCGTACCCTTCCATGTGCGCCTCGAGCGCCCGCCGGGGTTCGACTTCGGTGACGACGACGTTCGCGTTCTGTCCCGCGGCCTTCTTCGCGACGCCCTTCCCGCAGTAGCCGTAGCCGGCGACGACGACCGTCTTCGACGCCCACGAGAGGTTCGTCGTCATGGCGATGGTCGCCAGCGACGACTCGCCCGTGCCGTGGACGTTGTCGAACAGCGTCTTCATCGGCGTGTCGTTGACGGCGAACACCGGGTAGTTCAGTTCGCCGTCGGCGTCCATCGCCCGCAGGCGGTGGACGCCCGTCGTGGTCTCCTCGCAGCCGCCGACGATGGTGTCGATCAGGTCGGGGTACGACTCGTGGATCGCCGCGACCATGTCCATTCCGTCGTCGACCGTGATGGTGGGCTCGTGTTCGATCACGGCCTCGATGTCGGCGTAGTACGCCTCGTCGTCGACGCCGCGTTCGGCGTACGACGTGATTCGGGGGTGAGCGTCGAGCGCCGCGCTCACGTCGTCGTGCGTCGAGAGCGGGTTACAGCCCGTGATGGCGACCTCGGCTCCCCCTTCGGCGAGGAGTTCGACGAGGTTCGCGGTCTTCGCTTCGACGTGCATCGCCATCCCCACGACGTGACCCTCGAGGGGGGTTTCCGTCGAGAACTCCTCCGAGAGCGCCTGGAGGATCGGCATGTGCTGCATCGCCCAGTCCATCTTGCGGCGGCCCTCCTCGCGCGCCGTCTCGGGGTCCGCGAGACGGTCGGTGATCGACGTCTGACTCATACCGAGCGATTGTGAGAGGGGTGGCAAAACCCTACCGAAGCGTCCAGCTATCAGCTGTGATCATCGAGGCGGCGGATTAATTTTTTTTCACGTGGCAGCGTTCCCAATGGCGCGCGCACAGTCGACGATCGCGAACGTGCTCCTGGTCGGGGTGGTGCTCGTCGTGGCCGGGGGCGTCGCGTTCACGGGGAGCGGCGTGCTCGAGGACACACGGCGGGAGCCCGTCTCGGCGGCGCTCGCGACCGATATCGACGGCGAGAACGTCACCGTGACGCACGAGTCCGGGGACGCGTTGGCCGCCGCCGAAGTCGACCTCGTCCTGCAGGGCGCGGACGGCGGGACGCGCGTTCCGCTGGAGGCGTTCACCCGGCGCGGCGACGGCGACGGCACGCTCGATGCCGGCGAGACGTACGCCGTCGGCCACGGGCTGAGCGACGAGACCGCCGTTGTCCGTGTCGTCCACCGACCGAGTGAGACCGTCCTCGCCCGCGACGAGTACGACGTCCCGCTCGTCGGCAACGTCCCCGACCCGTCCGCCTCGCCCACCAGCTACGCCACCGGCGGGCAGGACGGCAGCGGCTCCCTGACGACCACCGGCGGGATCTACCGTCTCGACGGGAACGCGTGGAAGGAACTCGACTTCGACTACA
This Salinigranum marinum DNA region includes the following protein-coding sequences:
- the hjc gene encoding Holliday junction resolvase Hjc, which encodes MSSNRKGDRRERELVNALDEAGFAVMRAPASGSATTRELPDVLAGNGEVFYAIEAKASAGDPIYLTGEEVEALVYFAQNFGAKARIAVRFDREDWYFFHPGDLYTTDGGNYRVKKETALADGEDFDEFVGRSQKTTLDDL
- a CDS encoding adenosylhomocysteinase, with translation MSQTSITDRLADPETAREEGRRKMDWAMQHMPILQALSEEFSTETPLEGHVVGMAMHVEAKTANLVELLAEGGAEVAITGCNPLSTHDDVSAALDAHPRITSYAERGVDDEAYYADIEAVIEHEPTITVDDGMDMVAAIHESYPDLIDTIVGGCEETTTGVHRLRAMDADGELNYPVFAVNDTPMKTLFDNVHGTGESSLATIAMTTNLSWASKTVVVAGYGYCGKGVAKKAAGQNANVVVTEVEPRRALEAHMEGYDVMPMTEAAEVGDVFITTTGNRDVITREHFERMNDGVLLANAGHFDVEVNLDQLSEMAVDQYEARDGVEAYELQDGRRLNVLAEGRLVNLAAPIALGHPVEVMDQSFGVQAVCVRELAERGEEYDAGVHDVPDDLDREVAEIKLAAEGVEFDSLSDAQEEYMGSWDHGT
- a CDS encoding type IV pilin — protein: MARAQSTIANVLLVGVVLVVAGGVAFTGSGVLEDTRREPVSAALATDIDGENVTVTHESGDALAAAEVDLVLQGADGGTRVPLEAFTRRGDGDGTLDAGETYAVGHGLSDETAVVRVVHRPSETVLARDEYDVPLVGNVPDPSASPTSYATGGQDGSGSLTTTGGIYRLDGNAWKELDFDYTVTADTVLVFEFRSDDEGELHAIGLGTDNTGSQPLYKVYGSQSVGNTGSFNFNGTYDTYTDGDGWVRYEIPVGEAFQGDVSDLVFVNDEDGGGGVVSEFRNVRVYER